One window of the Colias croceus chromosome 5, ilColCroc2.1 genome contains the following:
- the LOC123692033 gene encoding uncharacterized protein LOC123692033 isoform X2: MQYCHSSKKTELTDFKMPQIRVPESATIHKKFTVKSPPKSSTERNREYRARKKALKNAHKSPSFVPKTPAQCSREYRARQKALRNATNHNSLDSTATDVQAEVHQENSPSSLAKTPAQRSREYRARKRALKTATDQNSSVPRFLPKTPAQCSRDYRARKRALKNATVQDSLDFTSIISQAEGYQQNSPSFLLKTTAQCSRDYRARKRDLMDLKQPILETPPVKIEVEVDIENFLFDTM, translated from the exons ATGCAGTACTGCCATTCATCAAAAAAAACTGAATTGACAG atttcaaaATGCCTCAAATAAGAGTTCCGGAAAGTGCtactatacataaaaaatttacagtGAAAAGTCCACCTAAAAGTTCAACAGAACGTAATCGTGAATATAGAGCTCGAAAAAAGGCTTTAAAAAATGCACACAAGTCTCCATCGTTTGTACCAAAAACACCAGCACAATGTAGTCGTGAATATAGAGCTCGACAAAAAGCACTCAGAAACGCTACAAATCACAATTCACTGGACTCTACAGCGACTGATGTTCAAGCAGAGGTACACCAAGAAAATTCTCCATCATCTTTAGCAAAAACTCCAGCACAACGTAGTCGTGAATATCGAGCTCGAAAAAGAGCACTTAAAACTGCTACTGATCAAAACTCATCAGTTCCaagatttttaccaaaaaCACCAGCACAGTGTAGTCGTGATTATCGAGCTCGAAAAAGAGCACTTAAAAATGCTACTGTTCAGGACTCACTAGACTTTACGTCGATCATATCTCAAGCAGAGGGATATCAACAAAATTCTCCATcatttttactaaaaacaaCAGCACAATGTAGTCGTGATTATAGAGCTCGAAAAAGAGATTTGATGGACCTTAAACAACCAATATTGGAAACCCCACCTGTTAAAATAGAAGTGGAAGTAGATatagaaaactttttatttgacaccatgtaa
- the LOC123692033 gene encoding uncharacterized protein LOC123692033 isoform X4: MPQIRVPESATIHKKFTVKSPPKSSTERNREYRARKKALKNAHKSPSFVPKTPAQCSREYRARQKALRNATNHNSLDSTATDVQAEVHQENSPSSLAKTPAQRSREYRARKRALKTATDQNSSVPRFLPKTPAQCSRDYRARKRALKNATVQDSLDFTSIISQAEGYQQNSPSFLLKTTAQCSRDYRARKRDLMDLKQPILETPPVKIEVEVDIENFLFDTM; the protein is encoded by the coding sequence ATGCCTCAAATAAGAGTTCCGGAAAGTGCtactatacataaaaaatttacagtGAAAAGTCCACCTAAAAGTTCAACAGAACGTAATCGTGAATATAGAGCTCGAAAAAAGGCTTTAAAAAATGCACACAAGTCTCCATCGTTTGTACCAAAAACACCAGCACAATGTAGTCGTGAATATAGAGCTCGACAAAAAGCACTCAGAAACGCTACAAATCACAATTCACTGGACTCTACAGCGACTGATGTTCAAGCAGAGGTACACCAAGAAAATTCTCCATCATCTTTAGCAAAAACTCCAGCACAACGTAGTCGTGAATATCGAGCTCGAAAAAGAGCACTTAAAACTGCTACTGATCAAAACTCATCAGTTCCaagatttttaccaaaaaCACCAGCACAGTGTAGTCGTGATTATCGAGCTCGAAAAAGAGCACTTAAAAATGCTACTGTTCAGGACTCACTAGACTTTACGTCGATCATATCTCAAGCAGAGGGATATCAACAAAATTCTCCATcatttttactaaaaacaaCAGCACAATGTAGTCGTGATTATAGAGCTCGAAAAAGAGATTTGATGGACCTTAAACAACCAATATTGGAAACCCCACCTGTTAAAATAGAAGTGGAAGTAGATatagaaaactttttatttgacaccatgtaa